In one window of Vulpes vulpes isolate BD-2025 chromosome 1, VulVul3, whole genome shotgun sequence DNA:
- the LOC140594738 gene encoding uncharacterized protein, with amino-acid sequence MAPPPPPPPPPPWCPPAPAPAPGAPPRAQPPRGAAAASQERRGDGAQPARLAAARGARGDKGARTRNSLDNGVVPRPFLIHFLRTFIIACWAPADSTPGTGLRSDKWSQARPRPLEPPRSAALCERAEEGAPHHLLSAPLSLRQANQQANVYSIHKELNLGKIVEKPCPRPQLLSETQGEDSRILPLYPELRPFYVVHTLSSVIRMLGTPVKPVKR; translated from the exons atggcgccgccgccgccgccgccgccgccgccgccatggtgcccccccgcccctgccccggcGCCGGGAGCTCCGCCGCGAGCCCAACCCCCGCGCGGCGCCGCGGCCGCCAGCCAGGAGCGACGCGGAGATGGCGCGCAGCCGGCCCGGCTCGCAGCGGCCCGAGGCGCGCGCGGCGACAAGGGCGCGCGCACGCg GAATTCTCTAGACAATGGCGTCGTGCCCCGtccatttctcattcatttccttCGCACGTTCATCATTGCTTGTTGGGCACCAGCTGACTCTACTCCAGGAACCGGGCTGAGGAGTGACAAGTGGTCTCAAGCACGTCCCCGGCCCTTAGAACCACCTCGGTCTGCTGCTCTGTGCGAAAGAGCTGAGGAGGGAGCTCCGCATcatcttctctctgcccctcttagCCTCCGCCAGGCGAACCAACAGGCAAATGTTTACTCAATACATAAGGAACTGAACCTAGGAAAAATAGTTGAAAAACCCTGCCCAAGGCCACAACTACTTAGTGAAACTCAGGGTGAGGACTCAAGGATTCTCCCTCTCTATCCAGAGTTACGTCCATTCTATGTCGTTCATACACTTTCAAGTGTAATCCGTATGCTGGGGACACCTGTAAAACCTGTCAAAAGGTGA